The following proteins are co-located in the Camelina sativa cultivar DH55 chromosome 12, Cs, whole genome shotgun sequence genome:
- the LOC104729353 gene encoding cornifin alpha-like: protein MAPLKNSFVTSLVIALAFTSFFTGLSAHRHLLQSTPATQPPALTVPPLPKTTMPPLPSLPTPGQQTLPQPQPTLPQPTGLPPMPSTQIPSLPNPVQPTIPNIPQVSFPIIPSNIPFNFPFNIPFLTPPPSK, encoded by the coding sequence ATGGCTCCTCTCAAGAACTCCTTTGTAACATCTCTAGTCATTGCACTTGCATTCACAAGCTTCTTCACAGGCCTATCTGCTCATCGTCACCTTCTCCAGTCAACACCAGCGACTCAGCCTCCAGCTTTAACAGTCCCACCTCTGCCCAAAACCACTATGCCGCCGCTTCCTTCTCTACCAACTCCAGGACAACAAACGCTACCACAGCCACAACCAACTCTACCACAGCCCACCGGGTTGCCACCAATGCCGAGCACACAGATACCTTCATTGCCCAACCCAGTGCAGCCCACAATCCCAAACATTCCACAGGTCAGCTTCCCTATTATTCCCAGCAACATTCCCTTTAACTTTCCTTTCAACATTCCTTTCCTCACTCCACCACCTTCAAAGTAA